CTATGACTGTCGAATATTCAGCATATGCCAAAAGCCTGACCAGCAAACCCATTAAAGGGATGCTAACAGGCCCGGTAACGATTCTGAACTGGTCCTTCCCCCGTGAAGATATTAGCCTGAAGGATAGTGCCTTCCAGATTGCTCTGGCCATTCGGGACGAAGTATTGGATCTAGAAGCGAATCAAATTGAAATCATCCAAATCGATGAAGCTGCATTAAGAGAGAAGCTGCCACTAAGGAAATCGGATTGGCAGAGCGAATATCTGAGCTGGGCAATACCTTCTTTCCGATTGGTGCATAGCGGTGTCCAGGCCGAAACCCAAATTCATACGCACATGTGCTATAGCCAATTCAGCGATATTATTCGCGATATTGATGCCATGGATGCCGATGTCATTACGTTTGAAGCCTCCAGATCCGACCTTGCCATTATTGATGTGATCAATCAATGCGGGTTCCAAACAGAAGTCGGTCCAGGGGTATACGATATCCATTCCCCGCGTATTCCGAGTGTGGAGGAAATCAAGCTGGGACTGCATCGCATGTTGGAGAAAATCGATATTGCGAAGTTGTGGGTCAATCCCGATTGCGGACTTAAAACGCGCGGCGAAAAAGAGACTTGGGCTAGTCTAAAACAGTTGGTTCAAGCTACGAAAGAAGTCAGAGAAACGCTGTAACAACGAACAGCAAGAGGAGGAACTCATTTGAGCTCCTCCTCTTGGCTTATAATCGTATAACCAAAATCTGAAATTACACTCTTCAGCTTGCGAACATAGTCGGCAGCAAGCAGGCTCAAATTGACTTTTTTATTCGTAATATATCCAATCTGCATATTCTCATCCGTACGCAAGCGGACTGATTTAATCTGCTCCCCATTCAAGTCCGAATTCAGCACACCGGAGCTGATCGTATAACCATTCAACCCAATGAGGAGATTGAATAATGTTGCGCGATCACTGACCAATATTTTCTTCTTATACGTTCTTGTGCTTAAGATTTCCTCTGAAAAGTAGAAAGAATTGTACTCTCCTTGCTCGAAGGCCAGACACGGGAATTCATCTAAGTCCTCAATGTCCAGAATCGACTTAGCAGCGAGTGGATGCTCAGAGCTAATAAAGACATGCGGTTCAGCGACAAAGAGCGGGTGGAATTGAAGGTCATTTTCTTTCAGCATTTTCTGTATAACCTTCTGGTTGAAGTCATTGAGATAAAGAATACCAAGTTCGCTGCGCATATTGCGCACGTCTTCGATAATTTCATGTGTCCTCGTCTCGCGCAGCGTACACTCATACTCGTTCGTATTCAAGTCTTTCAATAGACTGACAAAAGCTTGCACCGAAAAAGCATAATGCTGCGTGGATATAGAACATAGCTTTTTAGACGGTTTTTTATTCATATATCTTTGCTCAAGAAGTTCTGCTTGTTCTACTACTTGCCGGGCATAAGATAAAAATTCAGCCCCTTCATTTGACAGCGCAATCCCCTTAGATGAACGCAGGAAAATTTCAATGCCAATTTCCTGCTCCATTTCTTTTACTGCGCTAGATAGGCTTGGCTGCGATATGAAAAGCTGCTTAGCAGCCTCACTTATAGAACCGCAATTTACGATCGTTAAAATATATTTTAATTGCTGCAGTGTCATAATAATCAGTCCTTAGGAAAAATTACTTATGCCGCTTAAATCTACAAACTCCAAATTTCATTTTGAAAAGCAATCTTTGCTCTTTCCATCTTTGCTTTGTCTCTTTGGTCCTGATGTGCAAAACACCACATCGCATATGCTTCTTTTCGTGATAAACCAATTAATTATCCTAACTTTCACAAAAAATACTACAGACACCCAACTAGGGCTGTAACTATTCCACTTGTAATTTCCTCTGTCCTTCTGTCGGTAAAAATATTTTGAAACTAGTGCCTTCTTCGTGATTACTCTCTACCTCAATTAGGCCATCCAACAAATCAACCATTCGTTTCACTGTCGGCAATCCAAGTCCATTTCCATTTGATTTTGTTGTGAAAAACGAACTGAAAAGGTCCGGCATCCTCTCTTTCGGAATTCCTTTTCCATTATCAGTAATTCGCAAAAGTAATTGATCATCATCTAAAGATACATTAATTTGTACTCTACCTTCTTCGGGAGATACGCTCTCGATTGCATTTTTTGTAAGATTCAAGATAATGGAATGTATCATCGCTGAATCTGATACAATCTCGTCGTTATATAAATTCACAGCGAATTTAACTATACATTTTTGATTAGCAATCCCTTTTATTTTGCGTGAAAGTTCACCCATAAACTCCAATAGATTAATATTATGGAAATTGGGTTCACGCTTTGCAAAGAGCGATGCCAAACTTTCGGCAGTTTTTGTAAGATTATCACGTCTTGTCACGAACTCGATACTGTAATCTTCGTTCCCACTAGGTTGGGTGGGAAGCAATTTTTTCAGAAGAATCAGTGCATTTTTTAGATCATGAATGATCCCACCTAATGGACCTAATTCCTGAATAGCATTTAGTTGTGTCCGATGAGCCCACGAGAAAATGCTCTCTACTATCATATCCTCGTCCGAAATTGCTTGCCCCTCAAAAAGCCCGCTTAGGAAATCAATCCTGATACTACCCTTTTCACTTGTTACTTCTGCAAATGAAAGAGCAGCAAGTTGTATGAGGCCTGATATGTCTGAATAAAAGGATTCATTAATTAAGTCCCCATCAAACTGGAATTCTATTCTGTGAACTCTGGAACTCAAACGAGAAGCATGAACTTTTAATTGCAACTCCATTAATTTGTTCAACCGACGTTCTTTTATTTTGGCTAAAAGGCTATATAGAAGCCAATCTAAGAATGCTTTATTACCATATATCTCCCCAACATCACCCTCAATTCTCTTCATCGCAACAAGTTGTCGTGGCATTAAAGGCCATATCTCTTCTAAAACTAATTTTAGTGATACTGGTTTGAATGATTCCTTGTCAATCAATCTGAATACTTGAAGTGTGTCGACTATTCCGCTCA
Above is a genomic segment from Paenibacillus sp. HWE-109 containing:
- a CDS encoding LysR family transcriptional regulator, whose translation is MTLQQLKYILTIVNCGSISEAAKQLFISQPSLSSAVKEMEQEIGIEIFLRSSKGIALSNEGAEFLSYARQVVEQAELLEQRYMNKKPSKKLCSISTQHYAFSVQAFVSLLKDLNTNEYECTLRETRTHEIIEDVRNMRSELGILYLNDFNQKVIQKMLKENDLQFHPLFVAEPHVFISSEHPLAAKSILDIEDLDEFPCLAFEQGEYNSFYFSEEILSTRTYKKKILVSDRATLFNLLIGLNGYTISSGVLNSDLNGEQIKSVRLRTDENMQIGYITNKKVNLSLLAADYVRKLKSVISDFGYTIISQEEELK